A window from Xiphophorus maculatus strain JP 163 A chromosome 17, X_maculatus-5.0-male, whole genome shotgun sequence encodes these proteins:
- the LOC102223226 gene encoding ETS domain-containing protein Elk-3-like, whose product MESSITLWQFLLQLLLDQSHKHLICWTSNDGEFKLLKSEEVAKLWGLRKNKTNMNYDKLSRALRYYYDKNIIKKVIGQKFVYKFVSFPEILKMDPAVVESGRSGEEVGGTTSEPEAEEEDRTDRNQYRHSNLYSSFTISSLQHALDQQRPIKQEPRCEESSSVIRFVTNGGHSSLPPTPPPSMTDSPNSSVLSPRLAISSSPSQSPAHIRARGQSLSADTEDVECSAQPLNLSSGQREREKLWCTRTPERRGLANNNPSKGRKPKGLEISASPLLLTGSDLVSIALNSPALPSGSLTPAFLTTQTPSGLLLTPSPLLSNIHFWSGLSPVGPLSPAQLQSHAQLFQFPTLMNGAIPIPPSNMDTPSPLLLTSSSHKS is encoded by the exons ATGGAGAGCTCCATCACCCTCTGGCAGTTcctgctccagctgctgctcgACCAGAGCCACAAACATCTCATCTGCTGGACGTCCAACGATGGAGAGTTCAAACTGCTCAAGTCCGAGGAGGTGGCCAAACTGTGGGGGCTGCGAAAGAACAAGACCAACATGAACTACGACAAGCTGAGCAGGGCGCTGCGCTACTACTACGACAAA AACATCATCAAGAAGGTGATTGGTCAAAAGTTTGTCTACAAGTTTGTCTCGTTCCCTGAGATTCTGAAGATGGAccctgcagttgtggagtcggGTCGCAGTGGCGAGGAGGTTGGGGGGACGACGTCAGAACCTGAAGCTGAAGAGGAGGATCGGACTGACAGAAACCAGTATCGCCACTCCAACTTATACTCCTCCTTCACCATCAGCTCCCTGCAGCACGCTTTAGACCAGCAGCGGCCAATCAAACAGGAGCCCAGATGCGAGGAAAGCTCCTCCGTCATCCGGTTCGTAACCAACGGCGGCCACTCGTCCCTTCCTCCAACACCACCTCCATCCATGACAGACAGCCCAAATTCCTCCGTGCTGTCCCCTCGGTTGGCCATCTCTTCGTCCCCATCCCAAAGCCCCGCCCACATACGGGCAAGGGGGCAGAGCCTTAGCGCTGATACTGAAGATGTCGAATGTAGCGCTCAACCTTTAAACTTGTCATCTGGtcagagggaaagagagaagCTATGGTGCACACGAACACCAGAGAGGAGGGGGTTGGCCAACAATAACCCTTCAAAAGGCAGAAAACCCAAAGGTTTGGAAATCTCTGCTTCTCCTCTTCTCCTGACAGGAAGTGACCTCGTCTCCATTGCCCTCAACAGCCCGGCGCTGCCCTCTGGGTCTCTTACCCCCGCCTTTTTGACCACACAG ACTCCATCTGGTCTGTTGCTAACTCCCAGTCCTCTGCTGTCCAACATCCATTTCTGGTCCGGTCTGAGTCCAGTGGGACCTCTGAGCCCAGCCCAACTGCAGAGCCATGCCCAACTCTTCCAG TTCCCCACACTGATGAACGGAGCCATTCCCATTCCTCCTTCCAACATGGACACGccctctcctctgctgctcacGTCCAGCTCCCACAAGTCCTGA